One genomic window of Vibrio mangrovi includes the following:
- a CDS encoding LysR family transcriptional regulator, giving the protein MMTLTQLEIFSVLSDSLHFTIAAQRLGISQSGVSHAIKSLEDELGVKLFHRHQSRVELTDIGIRLLERSRTLLGVAETMRQEAADAQGMKQGTLRIGSFGPTSSVRLLPHMIHQYQKQFPGIEIHVDEGPDAQVIQWLRERRIDVGFVVLPENDLDVFPLLEDQMVALLPSDHPLSQLESVTLSSLCYEPFVLTGAGSADLVTRLFHAEKLRPQIRYRTSQLLSILSLVGSGDAVSIVAESSLPDSDSTRYVRRPLSPPVKRSIGLAVLDNHQSSPAVKAFISLAQQLYQAD; this is encoded by the coding sequence ATGATGACGTTAACCCAGTTGGAAATCTTCTCTGTTTTATCTGATAGCCTGCATTTCACAATTGCGGCACAACGGCTTGGAATTTCGCAGTCCGGAGTGTCACATGCGATTAAGTCGTTGGAAGATGAACTAGGCGTGAAGCTGTTTCACCGTCATCAGAGCCGGGTTGAGCTGACGGATATCGGCATCCGCCTGCTGGAACGGTCACGGACTTTGTTGGGTGTGGCAGAAACTATGCGTCAGGAAGCCGCTGATGCTCAGGGGATGAAACAGGGAACATTGCGTATTGGTTCGTTCGGGCCGACTTCATCTGTTCGCTTGCTGCCACATATGATCCACCAGTATCAGAAACAGTTTCCGGGGATTGAAATTCATGTTGATGAAGGTCCGGATGCGCAGGTTATCCAGTGGTTGAGAGAGCGCCGGATCGATGTGGGATTTGTGGTTCTGCCGGAAAACGATCTGGATGTCTTTCCGCTGCTGGAAGATCAGATGGTCGCTTTGCTCCCGTCGGACCATCCACTGAGTCAGTTAGAGTCTGTGACTTTGTCTTCTCTTTGTTATGAGCCATTTGTGCTGACCGGTGCCGGGTCGGCAGATTTGGTGACACGCCTGTTTCATGCTGAAAAACTGCGGCCGCAGATTCGTTACCGGACTTCTCAACTGCTCAGTATTCTTTCTCTGGTCGGAAGCGGAGATGCCGTTTCTATCGTTGCGGAGTCATCGCTGCCGGACAGTGATTCGACCCGTTATGTTCGTCGCCCGCTTTCTCCGCCGGTAAAGCGCAGCATTGGTCTGGCTGTTCTGGATAACCATCAATCCAGCCCGGCTGTGAAAGCGTTCATTTCTCTCGCACAGCAGCTTTATCAGGCAGACTGA
- a CDS encoding tetratricopeptide repeat protein: MVHKSQLSTDGISSLWPEINGYFLSFQTIPASCRPQNETQYTYHQLLSGFDGTISCEIREFYRFNLNLAQMNWRETQRPEFKLIYQACEAWSRFQYEQAYTLMRTHLKRFPTDVIALYILHMFEFCTGRTTRLIDILEHCDAALPRTHYLYPFYLAIKSFVFCECGRYEEALVTGRDSIETCPENIYGIHAIAHALHETGQWDQIIAFLNQHIDSWIHNPGMRIHVCWHLVIAYEQNHMPEKALDTFRTLCELKETPFAKQDLDAVGFLWRLHLKYADHSFQKQWQKLATLWTGVIENSVSYLHKLHAALSFAATEQPFLIEKLIAESDGFGIDPQTHRTGIAILRAIHQMTIGRYQTSLSELEQSQQLWHLIGGSNAQRDILRLTKEYVYQHVQLSVERAS; encoded by the coding sequence ATGGTTCATAAGTCACAGCTCTCCACGGATGGCATCTCATCATTATGGCCGGAAATTAACGGCTATTTTTTATCTTTTCAGACAATCCCTGCCAGTTGCCGTCCACAAAACGAGACTCAGTACACTTACCATCAGCTATTATCCGGTTTCGACGGCACTATCAGTTGTGAAATCAGAGAATTTTACCGCTTCAACCTGAATCTTGCCCAGATGAACTGGCGCGAAACCCAAAGACCGGAATTCAAACTAATCTATCAGGCCTGTGAAGCCTGGTCACGCTTTCAGTACGAGCAGGCTTATACGCTGATGAGAACTCACTTAAAGCGTTTTCCGACCGATGTCATTGCACTGTACATCCTGCATATGTTTGAGTTTTGCACGGGCCGCACAACCCGTTTGATCGATATTCTGGAACATTGTGATGCCGCCCTGCCCCGAACGCATTACCTGTATCCTTTCTATCTGGCAATCAAATCTTTTGTCTTCTGTGAGTGCGGACGATACGAAGAGGCGTTGGTCACTGGCCGGGATTCGATTGAGACCTGTCCGGAAAATATTTACGGCATCCACGCCATCGCACATGCACTGCACGAGACCGGGCAGTGGGATCAAATCATTGCGTTCTTAAATCAACATATCGATTCATGGATTCACAATCCCGGCATGCGCATTCACGTCTGCTGGCATCTTGTGATTGCTTACGAACAGAACCACATGCCGGAAAAGGCACTGGATACTTTCCGCACCTTGTGTGAATTAAAAGAGACGCCCTTTGCCAAGCAAGATCTCGATGCAGTCGGTTTTCTCTGGCGCCTGCATCTGAAATACGCCGATCACTCTTTTCAGAAACAGTGGCAGAAGCTGGCAACACTCTGGACTGGTGTGATTGAAAATTCGGTCTCTTATCTGCACAAACTCCATGCTGCACTCTCATTTGCCGCGACCGAGCAGCCTTTTCTGATTGAGAAACTCATCGCTGAAAGTGATGGATTCGGCATTGATCCGCAGACTCATCGTACAGGTATCGCAATCCTAAGAGCCATTCATCAAATGACTATCGGACGGTATCAAACCAGTTTATCCGAACTGGAGCAGAGCCAGCAGCTCTGGCACCTCATCGGTGGCAGCAATGCCCAGCGGGATATTCTCCGCCTCACCAAAGAATACGTTTATCAACATGTTCAACTCTCCGTTGAAAGAGCGAGTTAA